The stretch of DNA GCGACAGCGCCGAGCACTCCCCGCTGACCGAAGATGATGTCAGTTGCACCGTAATTCTCGAGCGCCAGCTTGATATGTTTCCGGGAAGCCTCGCTGCTGTAGGAATCGCCCCGGGTGTAAGGAACTGTCATCTTCCAACTATGCGCCCTCTTAGCTGGACATGGGTACGCCTTTTGAAGTCGCATCCGCGGCAAAGGTTACTGGGTGCCGGCGGTTTGGTCATGGGCTGTCGCGCCAGGGTCAGACCAGCTGGAGCCCGTCCGCCACCACGTTGCCGCGGTGGATCACCGTGCGGCCCGGGAGCCTGTCCATGACGGCGGCGGCCACAGTGTCGCCCTCCACGAGGACCAGCTCCGCGGGCTCTCCCACCGCAAGTCCTGGCCGGTCCGCCGTAGAGGACAGCCGCGTAGCCGCCGGATCGATGACGCTGGCCCCGCCAATCGTCGCCACCGCCACGCAGTGTTCTATCAGTTCGTCAGCCCGGAACCTGTTGGTGAACGCCAGCTGCCAGGTACGGTCCAACATGTCCGCGTTGCCATACGGCGACCAGTAATCGCGCTGCCCATCCTCGCCCAGGCCTACCCGGATGCCCGCCGCAGTCACTCGTTCCAGGGGCAGCGGCGTTGCCGGAGCTACGGTGGCCACCGAGACATCCAGCTCAGCCATTTCCGCGAGCAGCCCGTCCAGCTTGCCGTCTGGCAGGTCCGCAAGCGCAAATGCGTGGGAGACGGTGACCAGCCCCTGCATACCCAGCGCGCGCGTTCGCTCCAGGATCAGCTCGATACTGAAAAGGCCCAGCTGCCCGGGCTCGTGCAGGTGGATGTCCACCGGCTTGCGGTACTCTTCCGCGAGGCCAAACACGATGTCCAGGTGCTTCACCGGATCGCGGTCCAACGCGCACGGGTCGATCCCGCCCACCACGTCCGCACCCAGTTTCAGGGCTTCCTCCAGCACCTCAGTGCTGCCAGCCTCGCGCAGCAGCCCCGCCTGCGGAAACGCGATCACTGCAACGTCCGCGCGGCTGCGGTGCGTTTCACGCGCGGCAAGGACCGCCTCGAAACGCTCCAGGCCGGCGTCGGCATCCACCTGGGCGTAGCTGCGCACGCGCGTGGTGCCGCGCTTGATCATGGCGCCCAGCGTGTGGGTGGCACGCTCCG from Pseudarthrobacter chlorophenolicus A6 encodes:
- a CDS encoding amidohydrolase family protein, translated to MTLVLRNVRPWGGDPADVTLDGGAITAVVPAAQPGAAAPDGDTELGAGVVDGRGRILLPSFSDVHVHLDSTRLGLPFRPHSGSPGVWNMMLNDRNNWRDAEASITERATHTLGAMIKRGTTRVRSYAQVDADAGLERFEAVLAARETHRSRADVAVIAFPQAGLLREAGSTEVLEEALKLGADVVGGIDPCALDRDPVKHLDIVFGLAEEYRKPVDIHLHEPGQLGLFSIELILERTRALGMQGLVTVSHAFALADLPDGKLDGLLAEMAELDVSVATVAPATPLPLERVTAAGIRVGLGEDGQRDYWSPYGNADMLDRTWQLAFTNRFRADELIEHCVAVATIGGASVIDPAATRLSSTADRPGLAVGEPAELVLVEGDTVAAAVMDRLPGRTVIHRGNVVADGLQLV